Below is a window of Culturomica massiliensis DNA.
GGCTATCAGGACCTGATCGTCGATTACCGGGGAATACGGATTATGCAGGACAGTTGTCATTGTCCGGTTGTGGTTGATGTGACACACTCCTTGCAACAGCCCAATCAGGGAAGCGGAGTGACCGGCGGACAACCGGAACTGATAGAGACCATCGCTAAAGCAGGAATTGCTGTCGGTGCCGATGGTTTGTTTATCGAAACCCATAGTAATCCTTCTTGTGCCAAGTCTGACGGAGCAAATATGTTGCGTCTGGATTTGATGGAAGGATTGTTGGAAAAATTAGTGCGTATACGAAAAGCTGTGATATAGGGGAGGCTTACGATTTACGATTTACGATTTTTGATTTACGATTGTGGAGATTGCTGATTCGTAGGGGGTTTTCGAAGAGGTTGTTTATGATTTTAAATTTTAGATTTTAGATTTAAAATTGAAAAATGGGTAGGGAGAAAATTACACAGCGGGACGGACTCATTGTGTAATTTACGATTTATGATTTTTGATTTGCGATTGGGGTGAATGCTGATTTGTAGCGGGTTTTCGAAGAGGTTGTTTATGATTTTAAATTTTAGATTTTAGATTTAAAATTGAAAAATGGGTAGGGAGAAAATTACACAGTGGGACGGACTCATTGTGTAATTACGATTTTTGATTTTTGATTTACGATTGTGGAGATTTTTGATTTGTAGCGGGTTTTCGAGGAGGTTGTTTATGATTTTAAATTTTAGATTTTAAATTTTAAATTGAGAACAGGGAGGTGAAAGTTACACAATGAGTCCGTCCCAGTCATGTTCGGAAGAAAAAATATTGTCCATGGTTGTCTTTTTCCATATATTCTTTTTTTCTGGTCTTCTCAAGTGCTCCTAAATTTTCAGACAGGAGGTCTGAGTTGCGTTTTATTCAGATCTCCCCCGCTTTCAATAACGATAATGGCCATAATCAGATTTTCGAGTTCAATGCCCATTCTTCTGACAGCCGTGGTATATCCGATATTATTTTCCCGTTTATAAATCATCACCAGCATAGCCGTAATCAGGGTCATATACATCACAATCTGTATTCCGTTTTCATTCATGGAGAGAAAATGGCTGAAATTCAGTTCCTGTTTGATAAAACGAAAAAAGACTTCAATATCCCACCGTCGACGGTATATCTGAGTAATAGTCTGAGCTGTAAGTTCCAGACAGTTAGTTATGAGTAAAATTTCGCCTTTACCCTGAGGTTTAAAACGCACTACCCGGAAAGTTTCATCAACGAGTCTGGTTGTTACTACTTTTCTTCCTTCTTTATTGAGTTTTTCTTCCCGTTTATAAAGTTTAACCAATTTGTCTTCAAGAAGGTCTCCGTCTGTGAAAACATCATTTCCCTTTTTCAGGTCCTCCACCACCAGCATTTTCCGTTTATCGGTCAGTCTGCCTACAAAAAGGAGTCCATCCTGACTTTTCATTGTCCTGAATGCTTCGGCAGAATTCTGACCGCGGTCAAGGATATAAACAGAAGAGTGATCCTTTATCTTTTGAAAATGGCTGAGCACATTCTCAGGAAGTACATGGGATTCGCTGGCTTCACTATCACCCGAATGAGTCGTTGCAAAAGAAGCAAACATTCCGTCAAAATTGATGGTATATTTCATCATTTTCTTTTTCCCGTAAAGATTGCCGCACGGCATTCCCTGTTTGAGGTGATTGCAGGCTTCACTTACAAGAGTACTGTCCACACGCTGAAGACATAAGTTTTCGATCTCTTTCGTACTGTATAAAGAACTGAAAATATGATAGATCGTTTCGTAGCACTCCCGGAAGAAATCAGTATTCATGGTGGACAGACGATCGGATATGGAACTATGGGATATCGTTGGTTTACCTTTAAAATTAAATAAAGTACGAAAAAGAGGAGAGGAAAAGGAATCAGCCAGACCACGCTGGCTCAATTTATCTGTACGAAGGATTCCTGATAAAAGCAAATAAAACATCAAACGGCCATTCAATACTTTGGCATAATGATCAACTTTACTTTTAGTGGCTATTTTTAGGATATGTTCATCAGGAATCTGACGCAATAGCTGAATCAAATCAATTTTCTGATTAAAGATGGTTGACATATATCTATTGTTTATGAAAACAAATATAGATATTTAAATACAAGTCAATACATTATAAAACAATTAGTTACTAACAAAATAATACATGATTGTTAATAACTGGTATGTTTTTTTTGATTTCCAAAATTGGAGGGACTGTTCTTCCGAACATGACTGAGTCCGTCCCAGTGTGTAATTTTTGATTTACGATTCTTTTAATAAGGGGGATTGTATGCTTGATTTAAAGTTTGCAAGCTGTCTCCGGAAGTTGTGAGTGTAGTATTTATCGGGTTTGAGTGATGAAAATCTGAATAAAAGGAGGAGATGTCTTCCTCCTTTATTTTTTATTCCGAATAACAACTAAATTATTTAGTTGAAAAACTATTTTATGTAGTTGTGTAATTAAAAAATATAGTTATATTTGTAATGTTCTTATTAAATAATTGGGTAATGGAAAGATTAACGGCTAAAGAAGAAGAAATTATGGGGTTCTTTTGGGATAAGGGACCTTTATTTGTAAAACAATTGCTGGAATTTTACAAAGAGCCGAAACCGCATTATAATACGCTGTCGACCATCGTACGGGGATTGGAGGAAAAAGGTTTTATTGCTTATACGGTTTATGGTAATACCTATCAGTATTATGCAGCCGTATCCCGCGAAGAGTACCGGCGTGGCACGCTTAAGAATGTGGTATCGAAATATTTCAATAACTCTTATACGCGGGTTGTATCGGCCTTGATTGAGGAAGAAAATATTTCTGTAAATGAACTGAAGGACCTGATCCGTCAGATCGAGAATAAAAGAAAACGGTAGTTATGGAAGCTTTTTTACTTTATATTTTTCGTTCGACGATTTGCCTGACTTTGTTTTTGATATTTTTTAAGGTATTGTTGTGCCGGGATACTTTTTTCAGATGGAATCGCTTTATTTTGCTGGGAGGGATACTGTTTTGTCTGGTATGGCCTTTTGTTGAGTTTGAAGCCGAACCGTCGCCTTTCCGCCAGCATCTGAATGAATTGGAAAAAGTCATAACGGGTTATGTACCGGAAGAAGAACAGACTGCCATGATTTATGCGCTGCCAACAACCGATACAGAAGTCCTGACAGAAAGCAAAGGAAATATTCCTTATACCGGATGGATTTATGTAGGGGGAATGGGTATCTGCCTTTTGTTTTGGCTACTTGCTTATCGGAGAATGTTCGGTATTCTTCGCAGCGGGGAGTCTATACCCAGAGAAGGGTATACATTAGTCGTTGTTTCAGGGAAAATTTGTCCTTTCAGTTGGCGGAATTATATTGTATTATCCCGCCAGGATTATGAAGGGTATAAGGAAATCATTGCACACGAATGTATCCATATTCGTAAGAAACACACTTGGGATTTATATCTGATTCAGTTGTTACTCGTGTTTCATTGGTTCAATCCGGCCGTGTGGCTGTTAAGGCGGGAATTGCAGGATATTCATGAGTATGAGGCTGACGAAGGCGTTATCAAACAAGGCATCGATGCAACTAAATATCAATTATTATTGGTGAAAAAAGCTGTCGGCTCCAGGGTCGAATCTATTGCCAACAGCTTTAATCACAGTAAACTAAAAAATCGAATTACTATGATGTTAAAAGAAAAATCAAATCGTTGGGCACGGTTGAAAATTTTACTTTTCTTACCGTTAGCAGTGCTGATAGCGCAGGCTTTTGCTCGTCCGGAAGTAGCTTCTTCCATGGAGAAACTGGCTTCCTTTGACAAAGTTAATCAAATTCCGGATAAGCCCGAAAAATGGACGGAAGATTTTTTTCAGCAGACCTGGAAGGAATATTTCGGTGACCGTGTTGAAAACGTGAAATTGGAGAAAGAGCGTGTTCTTAATTTATACATCAATCGCAAAAACATCCTTTTAATTGTCAATAATTTATTAGCCGATAATGTTACCTGGGATCAGTTAGCGGATAAATTGGCGGCACAACTCAAAGGGATGCATACCCGTTTTTCTCCGGTATATATTGTGATGATGAGGGATAAGGAAACTTCCGATAAGAAGTGGCAGGATCTGTTAAATATTGTCGGTGAAGTGTGTGATAGATTTACAACGGAGGTGCGGCAGCAGCTTCCGGGGTCCGACCGGGATAAAATGGATAAAAAATTTCCTGTATTGGTGAATATTGCAAAGCCGCATATTACAGAGCCGTACCTCGATCCTTCTCTGGTTCAGGCTCCTCCACCTCCACCTGCTTATCCGATCAATCTGATCTATAAGACGGCTGAAGGCAAGGCGGTACATCTTAGGGCTGTAAATATCGAACAACTTGGAGAAAAGTTGGAAAAAGAGGGCCGGCCGATATCACAAGGAGATATCGAACTGCAGATAAAAGGTCGGTTATCAAAGGATAAAATCGTTTCTTTTTTGAAGGATAAAGGCATTCAGCCTACCTTGATATCACAGGAAACAGGGGCACTTCCCCAGTTGACGATGGTATTTACCTATAATTCCGGGTTACAGGCCAGGCGGGATGTATGGAAATATGAAAATGCAGTTTCTTTTATCGATCAGATTCGTACAGACAAGGTGAAAAATGTGGAACTTGAAATTTTTGAAAAGGTCCGGCCGGAAACTATTGCCAAAGTAAGAGCCTATTTGCAGTCGAAAGGCATAACGAATATATCGGAAAAGAAAATATTATTTAAATAATGAGGCAGAGATAATATTGAGTGGCCCACAGATTCGGGAGATATATTGATTTTAAATTAATTATCTGCGAGAACACCGAAATCTGCGGGCTTCCTTTATAATCTGATTTTTTTCAGTATTTTTTGGAGGTATTCCAGTGGGGGGGATATCTGTTTTGTCCGGGAGATACACATAGAGTTGCCGGACTGTCGTATAATTTCGGTCGACCAAAATGTCAGATATCCAGTTTGACGACTGTAATGCCTGCCCCTCCTAGTTGTACTTGTTCGTCGGAGTAAGAACCGACGACGGGATTGGTACTAAGGTATTCGCGGATGATTTGCCGCAAGGCCCCGGTGCCTGTGCCGTGGAGGATGCGCAGGTTTTTGGAATCGAGCATTACGGCTTCATCGATAAATTCGGTGACCTTTTGCAGGGCTTCGTCTCCCCGAAGGCCACGAACATCGATTTCCGGTTTGAACATCAGGCGTTTCTGACTCATATTTTCCCGGAAATCCGGATAGGCAGACCTGTTTGCCGGGCGGGTTTGCTTTTTGATCTGGTTGGCAGAGGCTTTACGGAGTTGTTCTACTGCAATCTGGGTACGAATGTTACCGAGTGCTATCAGTGCTTTTCCGGCTTTGATGTCCAGAATTTCTCCGATGGCCTGGTTGGGTAGCTTGACATAATCTCCTTTTTGCAGGAGGAGGGATGTTTCTTTCTTGTCATATTCAGAAACGGTTTCTTTTTCGTTTTTTTTCTTTTTCCGGTTTTCCCGGTCTTTTATTTTTTCGATTTTCCGTTTCAGGCGTTCTTCTTCCTCTTCTTCAGAGAGCAATTTTTGTTTTTCTGCTTCCAGTTGTGCACGTACAATCCGGGTTTTTTCTTTCTCGGCCTGGCTTTCCCGGATTTCCCGGATGGTAGTTTCTATTGTTTTGTTGGCATTAGCAATAATTTCCTGTGCTTTAAGCTGGGCTTCCCGGATGATTTCTTTTCGTAGCCGGGAGGCTTCCTGGAGTTCGTTACTGTATTTTGCGACGACATCATCCAGGCGTTTTTCATTTTCGTGGATTTTCCTTCGCTTTTCTTCCCAATAGCGTTTATCCCGGGCAATGTCTTTCAGGTGTTTATCATAATTGATATGGTCTTCGCCTATTTTTCCGGCAGCTTCGTCCAGTATTTCTTTTGGCAAGCCGATTTTATTGGCAATCTCGAAAGCAAAGGATGAACCCGGTTTGCCGATTTGCAGTTCGAAAAGGGGCATCATCCGGTGGTTGTCGTATAGCATGGCTCCGTTTTCAATACCGGGAGTGGCTGAAGCAAAATGTTTGAGGTTGGTATAGTGTGTGGTGATAACTCCTTTTACTTCTTTGTTGTTTAAAGCATGCAGAATTGCTTCGGCAATGGCGCCACCCAGCATGGGCTCTGTACCGGTGCCGAATTCGTCGATCAATATCAAGGTGTCTTTGTCGCCGTAACGGACAAAGTTTTTCATGTTGATCAGGTGTGAACTGTAAGTACTCAAATCGTTTTCGATGGATTGCTCGTCACCGATATCGATCAGAATTTTTTTAAAGATACCGAAACGACTCGCCTCGCTTACCGGTACCGGTAAACCGCACTGAAACATGTATTGCAGAAGTCCGGCTGTTTGCAGACACACGGATTTTCCTCCTGCATTCGGTCCGGAAATCAGTATGATTCGTTGTTCGTCGTTGACTTCCAGTTTTAAGGGAATCAGTTTTTTTTCCGTATTTTTAAAAGCCAGGTACAACAAGGGATGCCTGGCTTCATACCACCACATTTCGGGAAGATTTTGAAATACCGGAACAATGGCTTCGATTTCAATGGAAAACAGTGCTTTGGCCTTGACGAAATCGACATGGGCCAAAAAATTGTAGGCCGGAATCAGGTGGTCGATGTAAGGACGTATATCGTCAGAGAACTTACGCAATATCCGGATGATCTCCCGTTTTTCTTCCAGTTGAAGTTCCCGTATCTCGTTGTTCGTTTCGATGATTTCTGCCGGTTCGATATAGGAGGTTTTTCCGGTCGTCGATTCGTCGTGTACGATACCGTTGATTCGTCGTTTGTAGGCCGAGGGAACAGGAATAACCATGCGTCCGTCACGGATGGCGATAGAAGAGTCCTTTTCTGCCCATCCTTCAGATTGGGCCTGCTGTAATAAGGATTGCATGCGCCGGGATATACCTGACTGTTTTTTCAGGATATTGCGGCGTATGTCGTTCAGTTCAGAAGAGGCGTTATCCTTAATCGTACCGTGTTTGGAAACAATCGAGTCCAGGCGTTGTAAAACATAAGGAAACAACTGTATCTGTCCGGCTTTTTGAGTCAGGTGGGGATACTGTTCATTTTTACCGTTGAAAAAACGGACAATGGCGGTCAGACTTTCCAATGAGTTTTTTAATGCAACCAATTCGGGGATATCCAGATAAAGTCCTTCGATGCGGATCTTATTCAGAAAAGGACGGGCATCGGCATAGTAGTCTCCCGGAAACTCTTCTTCCCGCACAATACGCATAAATTCGGCCGTTTCTTCCAGATTTTCCCGGATAAAAATGTCCTCCTCCGAAAAGGTCATGGCTTTTACCAGTTCCCGTCCCATATCACTTCGGCATCTGCCGGTAAGCATTTCCCGGATTCTGTCGAACTTTATCTTACTCTCAAAATTTTCCGGATATATCACTTCGTTTTCCTGTTTTGTTTAGTATTGCAAAATTAAAGAGAAAACCGGGAATACGGAAGGATGAGGGAAAAATACTCGAATTTTATTAATTTTGCCGTGAAAACTTGATTTTTGATTTGCGATTTTTGATTGAATTCTGCAGATTTTGCAGACAGATTGTAAATCGTTCGACAAACTGATCCGTTGCGGGATTCATTTAATCTGAAATCGTAAATTTACAATTATTTTTGTGTTTGATTTTAAGCAATACAATGTCAAAAGTAATACTGAATACGGCTTATTTTCCTCCGGTACAATATCTCGCCTGTGTGAATCGATACGATGAGGTTGGTATAGAGCAATGGGAAAGCTACGGGAAGCAAAGTTACCGTAACCGCTGTGAGATTTTGTCCGCCAATGGTATTCTGTCTCTTACCGTGCCCGTGAAAAAGACGAACGAAGTTAAATTTCTGACAAAGGAGGCATGTATTGATTATTCGACCCGTTGGCAGAAATTGCATTTCAAGGGAATCGAGTCTGCCTATAAGAATTCTCCGTATTACGATTATTACATGGAAGATTTTATTCCGTTTTTTGAGAAGAAAGAAAAATATCTGCTCGATTTAAATACGGCGATTCTGGAAACGGTACTCGGTATTTTACAGATTCGGCGATCCCTTGTTTTTACAACGGATTATCAAACTTACCCCGAAGAAGTATGTGATATGCGTGGTGTGATCCATCCGAAACCGGCCCGCCAGGAAAAGGAGGACATTCTGTTTAAAGCAAAACCCTATACCCAGACGTTTGCCGACCGTTTCCCGTTTACGCCGGATTTAAGTATATTGGATTTACTTTTTAATACAGGTCCGGAAGCTGTTGATTATCTTTAAATCATCATAAATTGGGGGTGTTTTAAAAAACCCCTGTTGTACACAGGGGTTGAAGAGAATTACCTTCGACTGGAAAAATTAAAATTATATCCGAATCCCAGAAATAGGGACCAGATGGAATAATTTTCCGTATCGCCGTATACTTTGTTCGTATATTTTTGTTCCTCGTTGAATTCTGTGGTTCCCAACGATAGATTAAACCGACCGATTTCCAAGCCGACAGAGGGAGAAAAATAAAATCCCTTTATTCGTTGTGTATAGCTAGGATTGTAATATTCACTAGTAGCAGAGATTACATAACCGGCCCGAAGATTGAAATAAGGTTTTATTTTTCGTTGTCCGGCATAGAGCCGTGTATTGGCGAAGAGGGGAAGGCCGTAACTATCATCCCATCTGATAACGCCGAGACCGGCTCCTGCGTAGAGCCATGAATTGAATTGAAAACCGTAAGTGCCGGAGGCTTCTATCATGAAGGCTTCGTCGTCAAAATTGTACATCGGGCTGAGTTCGGCAAAACCGCGCGATCCGGTCTGTAGTGGTTCATTTTGGTGGTTGCGTTCGGTGATCAGTGTGGATCCGTGAATCATCTGACCAAACACACCACTGCAATAAGCCAGAATGCCGAGGGTTAAAATAATTTGTTTCATATATTTGGAATTTACTTATCGATTTTGATCGGTTTTTTCTCTGAGCTGTGCAGAATTGCGGCGTTGTTGCCGGGTGTCATCTGAAACATATCGACCATCCAGGTATCGGCAGCCGTTGCATTTCGGAAGTTTATCCAACGGGCGGGGTAACCGCTTACAGAAACCTGGAATTTACCTTGGGGAGTAGTCTCGACATCGATAATCGCTCCTACAATGACATCTGCATTATATTTTTTAGCTGCATTCAGTAGAGCCGTACGTTTGAAATTATCGACGTATTTCAGATTAAATAATGTCACTTCGTATGGAAAGACCTCGACATACGGTGTGATTTTTTCTTGGGAGATGACTTGCAGATCGGCAATTAAGGGGGTGACGATTACACTTAGGCCGGGTTCGATAACACGGGCTGAAGATTCGCGATACGTGGTTTTCTGAACGGCGCAGGCTGTCATTAAAAATGCACCTACCAGTAGAATAAGATTTCGTTTCATGATTTTTGTGTATTATTTTGCCGGTCCCTTCAGCTGTTTGTAGATTCTTGAAAGCACATAAAAAACGTGGGACTAAACCCTTATCTGCTTCCGCGGTATCGCCAATAACCTACACTTAAAAAATCAATACCAATTAAACTACAACTAAAAACAATTATTATCAAATACTTGTGTGATTTATTACAATAGAAAACAAGGCTTAATTTGTCTTTCTTTTGGTGATTATTGAGTTATTTTTGTTACTTGTTTGTTACTTATATTTGTTGGGTAACAAAAAATGCCTATATTTGCCAGTGGTAACAAATCAACATTATAGCTATGGCAAAGAAAAAAAAAGCCCTCAAAGCCAAAGAGCCTATCAAGCTAAGGGCAAAAAGTCTATCCAATGGCAATAAAAGCCTCTATCTGGATATTTACAAGGATGGTAAAAGAACCTATGAATTTTTAAAGCTGTATATCATCCCAGAAGTGGATGAAATGGCAAAGGCAAGAAATGCAAATACCTTACAGGCAGCAAACGCTATCAAGGCACAAAAGATTATAGAACTTACAAACGATGAGGCAGGAGTAACAAAAAATGCCTCACGTTCTAAGATGCTTTTGATTGACTGGATGAGGCATTATAGCGACCACAAACTAAAGACGGGGCAAAGTGCCGCTTTTCATATCCAGATAGATAAAGCAATAAAGCACCTTATAAAGTACAAAGGCGATACCGTTACAATGAAAGAAGTTGATAAGCCCTATTGTTTGGGCTTTATTGACTATCTGAATAAAGCCAAAAGGAAAGATGGTAAACTAATGGCTAAAGTAACAACAGCAGGTTATTTTAGATGCTTGAATTGTGCCTTAAACCTTGCTGTAAAAGAAGAAATCATACCTTACAACCCTATCACAAAGATTAATCCAGACGATAGGATAAAAATACCAGAAAGCACACGTGAATATTTGACGGTTGATGAGATAAAATTGCTGATAACCTCCAAGTGTATCAATGAACCCACCAAACAGGCTTATTTGTTCAGTTGCTTTTGTGGTTTGAGATTAGGCGACATACAGGCTTTAACGTGGGGCGATGTTATTTTAGACGGTAGCCAATACAGAGTAAAGATTGTAATGAAGAAAACTCAAAAGACTTTGTATTTGCCTTTGTCTAATGAGGCTTTAAAGTGGATGCCGAAACGGGACGATGCAAAGGACACTGATAAAGTCTTTCATTTGCCTTATGCAACTTATATCAATGTGGTACTGAAAACGTGGGCACAAAATAGCGGTATCACAAAATCGATAACTTTTCACACCGCCCGCCACACCTTTGCAACTATGATGCTTACTTTAG
It encodes the following:
- a CDS encoding IS4 family transposase, with the translated sequence MSTIFNQKIDLIQLLRQIPDEHILKIATKSKVDHYAKVLNGRLMFYLLLSGILRTDKLSQRGLADSFSSPLFRTLFNFKGKPTISHSSISDRLSTMNTDFFRECYETIYHIFSSLYSTKEIENLCLQRVDSTLVSEACNHLKQGMPCGNLYGKKKMMKYTINFDGMFASFATTHSGDSEASESHVLPENVLSHFQKIKDHSSVYILDRGQNSAEAFRTMKSQDGLLFVGRLTDKRKMLVVEDLKKGNDVFTDGDLLEDKLVKLYKREEKLNKEGRKVVTTRLVDETFRVVRFKPQGKGEILLITNCLELTAQTITQIYRRRWDIEVFFRFIKQELNFSHFLSMNENGIQIVMYMTLITAMLVMIYKRENNIGYTTAVRRMGIELENLIMAIIVIESGGDLNKTQLRPPV
- a CDS encoding BlaI/MecI/CopY family transcriptional regulator, with the translated sequence MERLTAKEEEIMGFFWDKGPLFVKQLLEFYKEPKPHYNTLSTIVRGLEEKGFIAYTVYGNTYQYYAAVSREEYRRGTLKNVVSKYFNNSYTRVVSALIEEENISVNELKDLIRQIENKRKR
- a CDS encoding M56 family metallopeptidase yields the protein MEAFLLYIFRSTICLTLFLIFFKVLLCRDTFFRWNRFILLGGILFCLVWPFVEFEAEPSPFRQHLNELEKVITGYVPEEEQTAMIYALPTTDTEVLTESKGNIPYTGWIYVGGMGICLLFWLLAYRRMFGILRSGESIPREGYTLVVVSGKICPFSWRNYIVLSRQDYEGYKEIIAHECIHIRKKHTWDLYLIQLLLVFHWFNPAVWLLRRELQDIHEYEADEGVIKQGIDATKYQLLLVKKAVGSRVESIANSFNHSKLKNRITMMLKEKSNRWARLKILLFLPLAVLIAQAFARPEVASSMEKLASFDKVNQIPDKPEKWTEDFFQQTWKEYFGDRVENVKLEKERVLNLYINRKNILLIVNNLLADNVTWDQLADKLAAQLKGMHTRFSPVYIVMMRDKETSDKKWQDLLNIVGEVCDRFTTEVRQQLPGSDRDKMDKKFPVLVNIAKPHITEPYLDPSLVQAPPPPPAYPINLIYKTAEGKAVHLRAVNIEQLGEKLEKEGRPISQGDIELQIKGRLSKDKIVSFLKDKGIQPTLISQETGALPQLTMVFTYNSGLQARRDVWKYENAVSFIDQIRTDKVKNVELEIFEKVRPETIAKVRAYLQSKGITNISEKKILFK
- a CDS encoding endonuclease MutS2, encoding MIYPENFESKIKFDRIREMLTGRCRSDMGRELVKAMTFSEEDIFIRENLEETAEFMRIVREEEFPGDYYADARPFLNKIRIEGLYLDIPELVALKNSLESLTAIVRFFNGKNEQYPHLTQKAGQIQLFPYVLQRLDSIVSKHGTIKDNASSELNDIRRNILKKQSGISRRMQSLLQQAQSEGWAEKDSSIAIRDGRMVIPVPSAYKRRINGIVHDESTTGKTSYIEPAEIIETNNEIRELQLEEKREIIRILRKFSDDIRPYIDHLIPAYNFLAHVDFVKAKALFSIEIEAIVPVFQNLPEMWWYEARHPLLYLAFKNTEKKLIPLKLEVNDEQRIILISGPNAGGKSVCLQTAGLLQYMFQCGLPVPVSEASRFGIFKKILIDIGDEQSIENDLSTYSSHLINMKNFVRYGDKDTLILIDEFGTGTEPMLGGAIAEAILHALNNKEVKGVITTHYTNLKHFASATPGIENGAMLYDNHRMMPLFELQIGKPGSSFAFEIANKIGLPKEILDEAAGKIGEDHINYDKHLKDIARDKRYWEEKRRKIHENEKRLDDVVAKYSNELQEASRLRKEIIREAQLKAQEIIANANKTIETTIREIRESQAEKEKTRIVRAQLEAEKQKLLSEEEEEERLKRKIEKIKDRENRKKKKNEKETVSEYDKKETSLLLQKGDYVKLPNQAIGEILDIKAGKALIALGNIRTQIAVEQLRKASANQIKKQTRPANRSAYPDFRENMSQKRLMFKPEIDVRGLRGDEALQKVTEFIDEAVMLDSKNLRILHGTGTGALRQIIREYLSTNPVVGSYSDEQVQLGGAGITVVKLDI
- a CDS encoding WbqC family protein, which translates into the protein MSKVILNTAYFPPVQYLACVNRYDEVGIEQWESYGKQSYRNRCEILSANGILSLTVPVKKTNEVKFLTKEACIDYSTRWQKLHFKGIESAYKNSPYYDYYMEDFIPFFEKKEKYLLDLNTAILETVLGILQIRRSLVFTTDYQTYPEEVCDMRGVIHPKPARQEKEDILFKAKPYTQTFADRFPFTPDLSILDLLFNTGPEAVDYL
- a CDS encoding site-specific integrase; this translates as MAKKKKALKAKEPIKLRAKSLSNGNKSLYLDIYKDGKRTYEFLKLYIIPEVDEMAKARNANTLQAANAIKAQKIIELTNDEAGVTKNASRSKMLLIDWMRHYSDHKLKTGQSAAFHIQIDKAIKHLIKYKGDTVTMKEVDKPYCLGFIDYLNKAKRKDGKLMAKVTTAGYFRCLNCALNLAVKEEIIPYNPITKINPDDRIKIPESTREYLTVDEIKLLITSKCINEPTKQAYLFSCFCGLRLGDIQALTWGDVILDGSQYRVKIVMKKTQKTLYLPLSNEALKWMPKRDDAKDTDKVFHLPYATYINVVLKTWAQNSGITKSITFHTARHTFATMMLTLGADLYTTSKLLGHTQVKTTTIYAKIVDKKKDEAVNLVNNVFNK